In the genome of Cryptomeria japonica chromosome 8, Sugi_1.0, whole genome shotgun sequence, one region contains:
- the LOC131043054 gene encoding protein NRT1/ PTR FAMILY 2.13-like, with translation METTLVGKFVGKHPEIATTYKWAFVRWVIKYNLSIFVLPKGHESLERLALGGLLANEVVYLRTKYNMEIVAIVNLKNIVSGTTNLATLGGAFLADAYIGRFLALLIGAFSNLIGTILWTLTDRIPRVRPPKCSEAQAKLRECISASKAQMFFLVMAMVFMSIGSATIRPAATPFGADQFERGGTKTVEQKKDLQSFFNWYFFSMSLVSVVASTVIVYIQSNVSWTLGFGICAILMLISLVGFLIGAPLFYRETPQGSPYTGIAQVIMASIKKRKLSLPSDLTLLYYGQNSPKVSITSRFRFLDKAAILTEGDMQANGTVARPWNLSPIHRIEDLKILIAILPMFSVKICNSITSQQSTYAVFQALTMNRNMGSSSIKVPAASIHVVSSLVVIFWLPLYDRVLVPLTRRLTKQERGITPLQRMGIGYVFSLISMLVAALVEVKRRNVAKSHGLTDDPSAIAPISVFWLVPQFFIHGLANCFHVVGSLDFFYTEFQPNLRSTAIALSSIMNAVADYLSVFMVTLIHRLTGGNGKPNWLDSNINRGRLDYFYWLLLVMESINALYFMLLAYFYKYRENFVVDGGETSDVSDGQEMVSKKIEI, from the exons GACATGAGAGCTTGGAGAGGCTAGCACTTGGCGGGTTGCTGGCAAATGAGGTGGTCTATCTAAGAACGAAATACAATATGGAGATTGTTGCAAttgtaaatttgaaaaatatcGTTTCTGGTACAACAAACTTGGCAACCCTAGGTGGCGCCTTTCTTGCAGATGCTTACATTGGTCGATTTCTAGCATTACTCATTGGTGCTTTCTCCAATTTAATT GGAACGATTCTATGGACTCTCACGGATCGAATCCCGAGAGTGCGACCACCAAAGTGCAGTGAGGCGCAAGCAAAGTTGAGAGAATGCATAAGTGCTTCCAAAGCACAGATGTTTTTTCTTGTGATGGCGATGGTTTTCATGAGCATTGGGTCAGCTACAATAAGACCAGCTGCTACGCCATTCGGGGCAGATCAGTTTGAACGAGGAGGAACTAAAACAGTCGAACAGAAGAAAGACCTTCAGAGTTTCTTTAATTGGTATTTTTTCTCAATGAGCTTGGTCAGTGTGGTGGCCAGTACTGTTATTGTTTATATTCAGAGCAATGTGAGCTGGACCTTGGGATTTGGTATCTGTGCTATTCTCATGCTCATTTCATTAGTTGGCTTCCTTATTGGTGCACCCCTTTTCTACCGTGAAACGCCACAGGGCAGCCCTTACACAGGTATAGCACAGGTGATCATGGCGTCTATCAAAAAGAGAAAATTATCTCTTCCATCCGATCTGACCCTGCTTTATTACGGCCAAAATAGTCCTAAAGTCTCTATTACATCCAGATTCAG GTTCCTGGACAAGGCCGCCATACTTACAGAAGGAGACATGCAAGCGAACGGCACTGTGGCTCGACCATGGAACCTCTCACCCATCCatagaatagaggatttgaaaatcctcATCGCAATTCTACCCATGTTCTCTGTCAAAATCTGCAATTCAATTACATCACAGCAATCAACATATGCAGTTTTCCAGGCCCTCACAATGAACCGAAATATGGGCTCCTCAAGCATCAAAGTGCCCGCAGCTTCCATCCATGTTGTCTCATCCTTGGTGGTCATTTTCTGGCTTCCACTCTACGACAGAGTATTAGTTCCACTTACAAGGCGCCTCACAAAACAAGAAAGAGGAATTACACCACTTCAAAGAATGGGCATAGGCTATGTATTTTCATTGATCTCAATGTTAGTTGCTGCTTTAGTTGAAGTGAAGAGACGAAATGTGGCCAAAAGCCATGGCCTCACAGATGACCCATCAGCCATAGCTCCAATTTCTGTGTTTTGGCTTGTCCCTCAGTTTTTTATACACGGTCTGGCAAATTGCTTCCATGTAGTGGGTTCTCTGGATTTTTTCTATACTGAGTTTCAACCCAATTTGCGTAGCACAGCTATAGCGCTTTCCTCCATTATGAATGCGGTGGCGGACTATTTGAGCGTCTTTATGGTCACGCTTATTCACAGATTGACGGGTGGTAATGGGAAACCTAATTGGCTTGACAGTAACATCAACCGTGGGCGACTTGATTACTTCTACTGGCTCTTGTTGGTCATGGAGAGCATCAACGCTTTGTATTTCATGTTGCTTGCATATTTCTACAAGTATAGGGAGAATTTTGTGGTGGATGGCGGTGAAACGTCTGATGTGTCTGATGGTCAAGAGATGGTGTCTAAGAAAATAGAAATATGA